The following are encoded together in the Desulfovibrio aminophilus genome:
- a CDS encoding radical SAM protein, whose amino-acid sequence MSLIICEIFQSIQGESSHAGWPCVFVRVSGCNLRCRWCDTTYAYEGGTQMSAEDVVEQIDSFGACRIEFTGGEPLLQSEVVLLASQLASSGRTVLVETNGSLDISVLDPKVIAIMDIKGPSSGMAEHVDLTNLLRLRGHDEVKFVIGHRDDYAHMLKILPHIDTRRNIVNVSPLFNEMSTADLAKWILEDRLELRLNLQQHKYIWSPDKRGV is encoded by the coding sequence TTGAGTCTCATCATCTGCGAGATATTTCAAAGCATCCAGGGCGAGTCCAGTCATGCCGGTTGGCCATGTGTGTTCGTGCGTGTTTCTGGTTGTAACTTGCGCTGCCGCTGGTGCGACACCACTTACGCCTACGAAGGCGGCACCCAGATGAGCGCAGAGGATGTCGTGGAGCAAATTGACTCTTTCGGTGCTTGTCGCATTGAATTTACCGGTGGTGAGCCGTTGCTACAGTCAGAAGTAGTGCTACTCGCCAGTCAATTGGCCTCTTCGGGAAGAACAGTGCTCGTTGAGACGAATGGTAGTCTAGACATAAGTGTACTCGATCCGAAGGTGATCGCAATTATGGACATAAAAGGTCCGTCGAGCGGCATGGCCGAGCATGTGGACTTAACAAACCTATTGCGCTTACGAGGGCATGACGAAGTCAAGTTCGTCATTGGGCATCGTGACGACTATGCACACATGCTGAAAATTTTGCCACACATTGACACTCGTCGCAACATTGTCAATGTCTCACCACTTTTCAACGAAATGAGCACTGCTGACCTGGCGAAGTGGATTCTGGAGGACAGGCTAGAGCTACGTCTGAACCTTCAGCAACACAAGTATATCTGGAGTCCTGACAAGCGAGGCGTGTAA
- the queD gene encoding 6-carboxytetrahydropterin synthase QueD, with protein MEIQICLSFDAAHRLPCVPSEHKCARLHGHTFHVEFFISGEVSPKYGWVADFSDIKKVLRSHVEVLDHAYLNDIDGLINPTCENIAVWLWRRIKFEIQGLSKITVKESSTSAATYTGI; from the coding sequence ATGGAAATTCAAATTTGTTTGAGTTTTGATGCAGCGCACCGCTTACCTTGTGTTCCAAGTGAACATAAGTGTGCCCGCCTTCACGGGCATACATTTCATGTGGAGTTTTTTATTTCTGGTGAAGTCTCGCCAAAATATGGATGGGTTGCAGACTTTTCCGACATTAAGAAGGTCCTTAGATCCCATGTCGAAGTATTAGACCATGCGTATCTGAATGACATCGATGGATTGATAAATCCGACGTGTGAAAACATTGCTGTATGGCTTTGGCGCAGGATAAAGTTTGAGATTCAAGGTCTTTCTAAAATCACAGTGAAGGAATCGTCAACTTCCGCAGCAACCTATACGGGAATATAG